The following proteins come from a genomic window of Mustela nigripes isolate SB6536 unplaced genomic scaffold, MUSNIG.SB6536 HiC_scaffold_25, whole genome shotgun sequence:
- the LOC132008065 gene encoding signal-regulatory protein beta-1-like isoform X2 has protein sequence MWAPASRPCSSPHLLLVLLLGLTGVAGEAGLQVIQPDKSVSVAAGQTATLRCTVTSLIPTGPTQWFRGTGPGRELIFSFQGGHFPRVTNASDTTRRNNMDFSIRISNITPADTGTYYCVKFQKGTPDDVEFKSGPGTQVTVSAKPSLPVVSGPTARASPEQTVNFTCKSRGFSPRNITLRWFRNGNELAASQTSVDPEGNRTSYSISSTTRLVLAPGDVRSQVICEVTHVTLQGVPPLRGTANMSEVLRVPPTLEVSQQTASGDQVKVTCQVKKFYPQRLQLTWLENSNVSRTEMASRASNLVENKDGTFNWTSWLLVNSSAHREDVVFTCLVQHDGQPPVTRNHTLVASAHQKDQETHNNQESRPFTPFLMALTLGPKLLLLITVSAIYVHRKQAPDCVPGGK, from the exons ATGTGGGCCCCTGCCTCCAGACCCTGCTCATCTCCTCACCTGCTGCTGGTTCTGCTGTTGGGACTCACAG GTGTGGCCGGTGAGGCAGGGCTGCAGGTGATCCAGCCTGACAAGTCAGTGTCTGTTGCAGCCGGACAGACAGCCACTCTGCGCTGTACCGTGACCTCCCTGATCCCCACAGGGCCGACTCAGTGGTTCAGGGGGACAGGGCCAGGCCGGGAGTTAATCTTCAGTTTCCAGGGAGGCCACTTTCCCCGAGTAACAAATGCTTCAGACACCACAAGGAGAAACAACATGGACTTTTCCATCCGCATCAGTAACATCACCCCAGCAGACACCGGAACCTACTACTGTGTGAAGTTCCAGAAGGGGACCCCTGATGATGTGGAGTTTAAGTCTGGACCAGGCACCCAGGTCACTGTGAGTG CCAAACCCTCTCTCCCCGTGGTGTCCGGCCCCACGGCCAGGGCCTCGCCGGAGCAGACAGTGAACTTCACCTGCAAGTCCCGCGGCTTCTCCCCCAGAAACATCACCCTGAGATGGTTCAGAAACGGGAATGAGCTGGCAGCCTCCCAGACCAGCGTGGACCCAGAGGGAAACAGAACGTCCTACAGTATCTCCAGCACAACCAGACTGGTGCTGGCCCCGGGGGACGTTCGCTCCCAGGTCATCTGTGAGGTGACCCACGTGACCCTGCAGGGGGTCCCTCCTCTTCGTGGGACTGCCAACATGTCTGAGGTCCTCAGAG TTCCGCCCACCTTGGAGGTTTCCCAGCAGACCGCGTCAGGGGACCAGGTGAAAGTCACTTGCCAAGTGAAGAAGTTCTACCCCCAGCGCCTCCAGCTGACCTGGCTGGAGAACAGCAACGTGTCCCGAACAGAAATGGCCTCAAGGGCCTCGAACCTCGTAGAGAACAAGGATGGGACCTTTAACTGGACAAGCTGGCTCCTGGTGAACTCATCTGCCCACAGGGAAGACGTGGTGTTCACCTGCCTGGTGCAGCATGACGGGCAGCCCCCGGTCACCAGAAACCATACCCTCGTGGCCTCTGCCCACCAGAAGGACCAGGAAACCCATAATAACCAGG AGTCAAGGCCATTTACTCCATTCCTGATGGCTCTCACCCTGGGCCCGAAGCTGTTGCTGCTCATCACTGTCTCTGCTATCTATGTCCACAGGAAGCAAGCACCCGATT GTGTCCCAGGAGGAAAATAG
- the LOC132008065 gene encoding signal-regulatory protein beta-1-like isoform X1 has translation MWAPASRPCSSPHLLLVLLLGLTGVAGEAGLQVIQPDKSVSVAAGQTATLRCTVTSLIPTGPTQWFRGTGPGRELIFSFQGGHFPRVTNASDTTRRNNMDFSIRISNITPADTGTYYCVKFQKGTPDDVEFKSGPGTQVTVSAKPSLPVVSGPTARASPEQTVNFTCKSRGFSPRNITLRWFRNGNELAASQTSVDPEGNRTSYSISSTTRLVLAPGDVRSQVICEVTHVTLQGVPPLRGTANMSEVLRVPPTLEVSQQTASGDQVKVTCQVKKFYPQRLQLTWLENSNVSRTEMASRASNLVENKDGTFNWTSWLLVNSSAHREDVVFTCLVQHDGQPPVTRNHTLVASAHQKDQETHNNQESRPFTPFLMALTLGPKLLLLITVSAIYVHRKQAPDSHNLIKLQREHLTNTVQPHHHEFTNSHKPRPEYAP, from the exons ATGTGGGCCCCTGCCTCCAGACCCTGCTCATCTCCTCACCTGCTGCTGGTTCTGCTGTTGGGACTCACAG GTGTGGCCGGTGAGGCAGGGCTGCAGGTGATCCAGCCTGACAAGTCAGTGTCTGTTGCAGCCGGACAGACAGCCACTCTGCGCTGTACCGTGACCTCCCTGATCCCCACAGGGCCGACTCAGTGGTTCAGGGGGACAGGGCCAGGCCGGGAGTTAATCTTCAGTTTCCAGGGAGGCCACTTTCCCCGAGTAACAAATGCTTCAGACACCACAAGGAGAAACAACATGGACTTTTCCATCCGCATCAGTAACATCACCCCAGCAGACACCGGAACCTACTACTGTGTGAAGTTCCAGAAGGGGACCCCTGATGATGTGGAGTTTAAGTCTGGACCAGGCACCCAGGTCACTGTGAGTG CCAAACCCTCTCTCCCCGTGGTGTCCGGCCCCACGGCCAGGGCCTCGCCGGAGCAGACAGTGAACTTCACCTGCAAGTCCCGCGGCTTCTCCCCCAGAAACATCACCCTGAGATGGTTCAGAAACGGGAATGAGCTGGCAGCCTCCCAGACCAGCGTGGACCCAGAGGGAAACAGAACGTCCTACAGTATCTCCAGCACAACCAGACTGGTGCTGGCCCCGGGGGACGTTCGCTCCCAGGTCATCTGTGAGGTGACCCACGTGACCCTGCAGGGGGTCCCTCCTCTTCGTGGGACTGCCAACATGTCTGAGGTCCTCAGAG TTCCGCCCACCTTGGAGGTTTCCCAGCAGACCGCGTCAGGGGACCAGGTGAAAGTCACTTGCCAAGTGAAGAAGTTCTACCCCCAGCGCCTCCAGCTGACCTGGCTGGAGAACAGCAACGTGTCCCGAACAGAAATGGCCTCAAGGGCCTCGAACCTCGTAGAGAACAAGGATGGGACCTTTAACTGGACAAGCTGGCTCCTGGTGAACTCATCTGCCCACAGGGAAGACGTGGTGTTCACCTGCCTGGTGCAGCATGACGGGCAGCCCCCGGTCACCAGAAACCATACCCTCGTGGCCTCTGCCCACCAGAAGGACCAGGAAACCCATAATAACCAGG AGTCAAGGCCATTTACTCCATTCCTGATGGCTCTCACCCTGGGCCCGAAGCTGTTGCTGCTCATCACTGTCTCTGCTATCTATGTCCACAGGAAGCAAGCACCCGATT CTCATAACCTAATTAAACTACAGAGGGAACACCTGACAAATACAGTCCAGCCACATCATCACGAGTTCACCAATAGTCATAAACCACGGCCAGAGTATGCTCCCTGA